The following coding sequences are from one Diprion similis isolate iyDipSimi1 chromosome 9, iyDipSimi1.1, whole genome shotgun sequence window:
- the LOC124410168 gene encoding E3 SUMO-protein ligase ZBED1-like: MVCRDNLPLSTSEHEGFKRFVKKAVPQYKLPCRTTLTRMIDTKYEFFKKISMAEFATLKSVTLTCDIWTEDQTKQSYLGITVHYLPDSGSDDEICSANIGVVPLSESHTSAYIAKVICESLSDWNISTDSISLMVTDNGANMVAAAREVFGSSRHIGCIGHTLNLIVTQAVAASPALETVIQKVKSIVTFFKNSVTASDNSKKMQLVNGKTEGTLLKLIQDVETRWNSKYQMMERFVALADLISAVLLKLGNTGRDMLTGSELAIIKEAIKLLKPIFRATEELSAEKYTSTSKVIPICYIMRQVRLATFQTSFEYIRDRTTQQFDWPAKTKLAAWDGQTLRNVERVHVYSISTLLDPRFKRLHFSSALTQSEAIQHVSNMMKANLRTSEPEARVSVQKNLSAQIDPDDFWSIHDSIIAATPSVPGHDAPGGIPIELRQFLNTPTVLRTTNPITECRRLKVEYPCLSQIAFKYLSMVATSVPAERLFFKAGSIVTKQRNRLLGKRISKLLFLGSLSEDRWFK, encoded by the exons ATGGTGTGCAGAGATAACCTCCCACTGTCCACATCAGAACACGAGGGTTTCAAAAGATTTGTCAAGAAAGCTGTGCCTCAATATAAGCTTCCATGTCGTACAACTTTAACGAGGATGATCGATACGAAatacgaatttttcaagaagatCTCGATGGCAGAATTTGCAACTCTGAAGAGTGTCACACTCACGTGCGATATCTGGACTGAGGATCAAACGAAACAAAGTTATTTAGGTATCACAGTACATTACTTGCCTGATTCAGGGAGTGATGATGAGATTTGCTCGGCAAACATTGGTGTTGTACCTCTGTCGGAATCTCACACATCCGCTTATATTGCTAAGGTGATATGTGAATCTCTGAGCGATTGGAATATATCAACCGATAGTATCTCACTGATGGTTACCGACAACGGCGCTAATATGGTCGCAGCAGCTAGAGAAGTTTTTGGGAGTTCTCGTCATATCGGATGTATTGGACATACTTTGAATTTAATCGTCACTCAAGCTGTCGCAGCTAGTCCAGCACTCGAGACCGTGATACAAAAAGTAAAGTCCATTGTCACGTTTTTCAAGAATAGTGTTACGGCATCGGATAACTCGAAAAAAATGCAGCTGGTAAACGGCAAAACCGAAGGAACTCTACTCAAATTGATTCAAGATGTGGAAACGAGATGGAACTCGAAATATCAGATGATGGAACGATTTGTAGCGTTGGCGGATTTGATCAGTGCAGTTCTGCTGAAACTAGGGAATACTGGACGAGATATGCTCACAGGTTCTGAACTCGCAATTATAAAGGaagcaataaaattattgaaacccATATTTCGCGCAACTGAGGAGTTATCAGCGGAAAAATATACTTCTACGAGCAAAGTGATCCCTATTTGTTATATAATGAGACAAGTGAGATTGGCAACCTTTCAAACATCCTTTG AGTATATCCGCGATAGAACCACTCAACAATTTGATTGGCCTGCTAAAACGAAACTTGCTGCTTGGGATGGACAAACGCTTCGCAATGTGGAAAGAGTACACGTTTACTCGATTTCAACGCTCTTAGACCCTCGATTCAAACGACTGCACTTCAGTAGCGCCCTGACTCAATCTGAAGCAATTCAACATGTGAGTAACATGATGAAAGCTAATCTTCGCACATCAGAGCCGGAAGCACGGGTTTCGGTTCAGAAGAATCTATCGGCCCAAATTGATCCGGATGATTTTTGGAGTATCCATGATTCCATCATAGCTGCAACTCCGTCGGTTCCTGGTCACGATGCTCCTGGTGGAATTCCGATCGAATTGCGCCAGTTTTTAAATACTCCTACCGTGCTACGGACGACCAATCCTATCACTGAATGTCGGAGATTGAAGGTTGAATATCCTTGTTTGTCTCAAATAGCTTTCAAATATCTTTCGATGGTAGCAACTTCAGTCCCTGCTGAGCGGCTATTTTTCAAGGCTGGCAGCATTGTCACGAAGCAACGAAATAGATTACTTGgaaaacgaatttcgaaaCTATTGTTTCTCGGATCGCTGAGTGAAGATAGATGGTTTAAGTGA